A window of the Streptomyces griseochromogenes genome harbors these coding sequences:
- a CDS encoding ABC transporter substrate-binding protein, producing MRFRTTLTVAAGASALALLTGCGAADMTKQASPFANAQGSKTVTLSVQSWVGAQSNVAVAQYLLEHKIGYRVDTVQVDEVPAWDALSQGRVDAILEDWGHPDQEKRYVTDKKTIAHGGDLGVTGHIGWFVPTYLVKQHPDITDWKNLNKYASLFRTPESGGKGQLMDGSPSYVTNDKALVQNLKLDYQVVFAGSEAAQITQMKQFAKEKKPFLTYWYSPQWLFKKVPMTEVKLPPYKEGCDADLAKITCAYPHTPLQKYLNAGFAKSGGKAAAFLKKFKWTTEDQNEVSLMIAQQKLSPQEAAKKWVDSHPSVWKQWLS from the coding sequence ATGCGATTCCGTACGACCCTCACGGTGGCCGCCGGAGCGTCCGCGCTCGCGCTGCTGACCGGCTGCGGCGCCGCCGACATGACCAAGCAGGCCTCGCCGTTCGCGAACGCCCAGGGCTCGAAGACGGTCACCCTGTCCGTGCAGTCCTGGGTCGGCGCCCAGTCCAACGTGGCCGTCGCCCAGTACCTGCTGGAGCACAAGATCGGCTACCGCGTCGACACCGTCCAGGTGGACGAGGTGCCCGCCTGGGACGCGCTCAGCCAGGGCCGGGTCGACGCGATCCTGGAGGACTGGGGGCACCCGGACCAGGAGAAGCGGTACGTCACCGACAAGAAGACGATCGCCCACGGCGGCGACCTCGGGGTGACCGGGCACATCGGCTGGTTCGTGCCCACGTACCTGGTGAAGCAGCACCCGGACATCACCGACTGGAAGAACCTGAACAAGTACGCCTCGCTCTTCCGTACCCCGGAGAGCGGCGGCAAGGGCCAGCTGATGGACGGCTCCCCGTCCTACGTCACCAACGACAAGGCCCTGGTGCAGAACCTGAAGCTGGACTACCAGGTCGTCTTCGCCGGTTCCGAGGCCGCGCAGATCACCCAGATGAAGCAGTTCGCCAAGGAGAAGAAGCCGTTCCTGACCTACTGGTACTCGCCCCAGTGGCTGTTCAAGAAGGTCCCCATGACGGAGGTGAAGCTGCCGCCGTACAAGGAGGGCTGCGACGCGGACCTGGCCAAGATCACCTGCGCGTACCCGCACACCCCGCTGCAGAAGTACCTCAACGCTGGCTTCGCGAAGTCCGGCGGCAAGGCGGCGGCCTTCCTGAAGAAGTTCAAGTGGACCACCGAGGACCAGAACGAGGTCTCGCTGATGATCGCCCAGCAGAAGCTCTCACCGCAGGAGGCGGCGAAGAAGTGGGTGGACAGCCATCCCTCCGTGTGGAAGCAGTGGCTGTCCTGA
- a CDS encoding GMC family oxidoreductase: protein MSHPLPEHTNTHTYDYVVIGGGTAGSVIASRLTEDPDVTVAVIEGGPSDVGRDDVLTLRRWMGLLGGDLDYDYPTTEQPRGNSHIRHSRARVLGGCSSHNTLISFKPLPSDWDEWEAAGAKGWGAVPMEAYFARLLNNIVSVDEKDRNAIARDFVDAARSALGVPRVEGFNKKPFTEGAGFFDLAYHPENNKRSSASVAYLHPVMDERPNLRVLLETWAHKLELSGTRAEGVHVRTKDGEELLIRARSEVVLCAGAVDSPRLLMHSGIGPRADLETLGIPVVHDLPGVGENLLDHPESVIVWETHGPIPENSAMDSDAGLFVRRDPEHAGPDLMFHFYQIPFTDNPERLGYRRPEFGVSMTPNIPKPKSRGRLYLTSADPSVKPALDFRYFTDEDDYDAKTLVDGIRIAREIAKAEPLAGWLKREVCPGPDVTGDEELSEYARKVAHTVYHPAGTCKMGAADDELAVVDPELRIRGLDGIRIADASVFPTMTAVNPMIGVLMVGERAVDLIGGGAR, encoded by the coding sequence ATGTCCCACCCCCTGCCTGAGCATACGAACACGCACACCTACGACTATGTCGTCATCGGCGGCGGCACCGCCGGATCCGTCATCGCCTCCCGCCTCACCGAGGACCCGGACGTCACCGTCGCCGTCATCGAGGGCGGCCCGAGCGACGTCGGCCGCGACGACGTGCTGACCCTGCGCCGCTGGATGGGCCTGCTCGGCGGCGACCTCGACTACGACTACCCGACCACCGAACAGCCCCGCGGCAACTCCCACATCCGGCACAGCCGCGCCCGCGTCCTCGGCGGCTGCTCCTCGCACAACACCCTGATCTCCTTCAAGCCGCTCCCGTCCGACTGGGACGAGTGGGAGGCGGCCGGGGCCAAGGGCTGGGGCGCCGTCCCCATGGAGGCCTACTTCGCCCGCCTCCTCAACAACATCGTCTCCGTGGACGAGAAGGACCGGAACGCCATCGCCCGCGACTTCGTGGACGCCGCCCGGTCGGCGCTCGGGGTCCCCCGCGTCGAGGGCTTCAACAAGAAGCCGTTCACCGAGGGCGCCGGCTTCTTCGACCTCGCCTACCACCCCGAGAACAACAAGCGTTCCTCCGCCTCGGTGGCCTACCTGCACCCGGTGATGGACGAACGCCCCAACCTCCGCGTCCTCCTGGAGACCTGGGCGCACAAGCTGGAGCTGAGCGGCACCCGCGCCGAGGGCGTGCACGTGCGCACCAAGGACGGCGAGGAACTGCTGATCCGCGCCCGGAGCGAGGTCGTGCTGTGCGCCGGCGCCGTCGACTCCCCGCGCCTGCTGATGCACTCGGGCATCGGACCGCGTGCGGACCTGGAGACCCTCGGCATCCCGGTCGTCCACGACCTGCCGGGCGTCGGCGAGAACCTGCTCGACCACCCCGAGTCGGTCATCGTCTGGGAGACCCACGGACCGATCCCGGAGAACTCCGCGATGGACTCCGACGCGGGCCTGTTCGTCCGCCGCGACCCCGAACACGCGGGCCCGGACCTGATGTTCCACTTCTACCAGATCCCGTTCACGGACAATCCCGAGCGACTGGGTTACCGGCGGCCGGAGTTCGGCGTCTCCATGACCCCGAACATCCCCAAGCCGAAGAGCCGCGGCCGCCTCTACCTGACCAGTGCCGACCCGTCCGTGAAGCCCGCGCTGGACTTCCGCTACTTCACCGACGAGGACGACTACGACGCCAAGACGCTGGTCGACGGCATCCGCATCGCCCGCGAGATCGCCAAGGCCGAGCCGCTGGCGGGCTGGCTGAAGCGGGAGGTGTGCCCCGGCCCCGACGTCACCGGCGACGAGGAGCTGAGCGAGTACGCCCGCAAGGTCGCCCACACGGTGTACCACCCCGCCGGCACCTGCAAGATGGGCGCCGCCGATGACGAACTCGCCGTGGTCGACCCCGAGCTGAGGATCCGCGGCCTCGACGGCATACGCATCGCCGACGCCTCCGTCTTCCCAACCATGACCGCCGTCAATCCGATGATCGGGGTGCTCATGGTCGGGGAAAGGGCCGTCGACCTGATCGGAGGTGGTGCGCGATGA
- a CDS encoding carboxymuconolactone decarboxylase family protein produces MSTAENTAQEPVEYAPEHAPRLQWAKHAPEVYRAMIRLETAARQGLDPKLYELVKIRASQLNHCAFCLDMHTKDALAAGESVERIVQLSAWEESRHFYTEKELAAIGLTEAITVLTDGFVPDEVYEKAAEQFEEAELAQLIAAITVINAWNRFGVTTRMTPGHYQPGQYK; encoded by the coding sequence ATGAGTACTGCAGAGAACACCGCACAGGAACCCGTCGAGTACGCCCCCGAGCACGCCCCGCGGCTGCAGTGGGCCAAGCACGCGCCCGAGGTCTACCGGGCGATGATCCGCCTGGAGACGGCCGCCCGGCAGGGCCTGGACCCCAAGCTGTACGAGCTGGTGAAGATCCGCGCCTCGCAGCTCAACCACTGCGCGTTCTGCCTCGACATGCACACCAAGGACGCGCTCGCGGCCGGCGAGAGCGTGGAACGGATCGTCCAGCTCAGCGCGTGGGAGGAGTCGCGGCACTTCTACACCGAGAAGGAGCTGGCGGCGATCGGGCTGACCGAGGCGATCACCGTCCTGACCGACGGCTTCGTGCCGGACGAGGTCTACGAGAAGGCCGCCGAGCAGTTCGAGGAGGCTGAGCTGGCCCAGCTGATCGCCGCGATCACGGTGATCAACGCCTGGAACCGGTTCGGCGTGACCACCCGGATGACGCCGGGCCACTACCAGCCCGGGCAGTACAAGTGA
- a CDS encoding carboxymuconolactone decarboxylase family protein, which translates to MSRTQVLDPEVGRAMSALSAAAKKGLGDPVLAELVMIRASQLNHCAFCLDMHLRVARGNGESEDRIQLLDAWEETEELYSERERAALALTEAVTVLTDGFVPDEIYDTAAKHFDEAELAHLIGLITVVNGWNRLMVSRRVPPGGYQP; encoded by the coding sequence GTGAGCCGTACCCAGGTGCTGGACCCGGAGGTCGGCAGGGCGATGTCCGCGCTCAGCGCGGCCGCCAAGAAGGGGCTCGGCGATCCCGTCCTCGCCGAGCTGGTCATGATCCGCGCCTCGCAGCTCAACCACTGCGCCTTCTGCCTCGACATGCACCTCCGGGTGGCCCGCGGGAACGGGGAGTCGGAGGACCGGATCCAGCTCCTCGACGCCTGGGAGGAGACCGAGGAGCTCTACAGCGAGCGGGAGCGGGCCGCGCTCGCCCTGACCGAGGCGGTCACCGTGTTGACCGACGGGTTCGTGCCCGACGAGATCTACGACACCGCCGCCAAGCACTTCGACGAGGCCGAACTCGCCCATCTCATCGGTCTCATCACCGTCGTCAACGGCTGGAACCGCCTGATGGTCAGCCGCCGCGTCCCACCGGGGGGATACCAGCCGTGA
- a CDS encoding isocitrate lyase/PEP mutase family protein: MSKVDVFRTLHLKRAQGDPLVLPGPWDATSAKVLAEAGFPALATPSAGVAAALGYEDGATPADEMFAAVARIVRAVDVPVSADVEGGYGLAPKELVERLLEAGAVGCNLEDSDGGVLKDPREQAEFLAEVRSAAADRLFVNARVDTFVHGDRDPERAIERAALYVAAGADCVYPILAPADVLPLLRSGIQGPLNMLARLDGEGPAPAGLGELGATRVTFGPGLQRRAAAALREIADGLR, from the coding sequence GTGAGCAAGGTCGACGTGTTCCGCACCCTGCACCTCAAGCGCGCCCAGGGCGACCCGCTGGTCCTGCCCGGCCCGTGGGACGCGACGAGCGCCAAGGTGTTGGCCGAGGCCGGGTTCCCGGCGCTCGCCACGCCGAGCGCGGGTGTCGCCGCCGCTCTCGGGTACGAGGACGGGGCGACCCCGGCCGACGAGATGTTCGCCGCGGTGGCCCGGATCGTGCGGGCGGTGGACGTGCCGGTGTCGGCGGACGTCGAGGGCGGGTACGGGCTCGCGCCGAAGGAGCTGGTGGAGCGGCTGCTGGAGGCGGGGGCCGTGGGGTGCAACCTTGAGGACTCCGACGGGGGTGTCCTCAAGGACCCGCGGGAGCAGGCCGAGTTCCTCGCCGAGGTGCGCTCGGCCGCCGCCGACCGGTTGTTCGTCAACGCCCGCGTCGACACCTTCGTCCACGGGGACCGCGACCCGGAACGGGCCATCGAGCGGGCCGCGTTGTACGTGGCCGCGGGCGCGGACTGCGTGTATCCGATCCTCGCGCCGGCGGACGTACTGCCCCTGCTGCGGTCCGGGATCCAGGGCCCGCTGAACATGCTGGCCCGGCTGGACGGCGAGGGCCCCGCGCCCGCCGGGCTCGGCGAACTCGGGGCCACTCGCGTCACGTTCGGACCGGGGCTCCAGCGGCGGGCCGCGGCCGCGCTGCGGGAGATCGCCGACGGACTCCGCTAG
- a CDS encoding ABC transporter permease, translated as MATLTVPTPRKVPVLKNRAVAKLLLLALAAAVLVPPLNAHWGAGAWPHALTVDLSKPLASASNWVIDNRDSHPLFLYFFGYISNAVVLSVRAVYLTLLAAGWAGVTAFGALVAWRVAGLRLAAGTALAFLTCGALGMWVPTMQTLALMVVAVLASVAVGVVLGLAAGLSDRLDRALRPVLDTMQVLPAFAYLLPVVLVFGIGVPAAVLATVVYAAPPMARLTALGLRGADPEVLEAVESLGATPRQRLLTARIPLARKELLLGLNQTIMMALSMAVIASVIGAGGLGDRVYQALASVDVGAALAAGIPIVLLAVVLDRVTAAAGDGTDASERPRTIGRLYALAVTVALALAARLLGALDWPSGATLDITGPVNTAKDWMVDHLYSGVPVVGGTAEWAGHFTTWILDPVRSGLQWLPWWSVLLLVAALAWVIGTWRTALTAVLAMAAIGVLGVWEPSLDTLSQVLAAVAVTLVLGFATGIAAARSDRFERALRPVMDVFQTMPQFVYLIPVVALFGVGRAPAVAASVVYALPAVVRITAQGLRQVDPAALESARSLGASGRQQLWQVQLPLARRSLLLAVNQGVVLVLAVVIIGGLVGGGALGYNVAFGLAQGDLATGLVAGAAIVCLGLMLDRVTQPTERRAKKGA; from the coding sequence ATGGCCACCCTCACCGTCCCCACCCCCCGCAAGGTCCCCGTCCTCAAGAACAGAGCGGTGGCCAAACTCCTCCTGCTCGCCCTGGCCGCCGCCGTCCTCGTCCCCCCGCTCAACGCCCACTGGGGCGCCGGCGCCTGGCCGCACGCCCTCACCGTCGACCTCTCCAAGCCGCTGGCCTCAGCCAGCAACTGGGTCATCGACAACCGCGACAGCCACCCCCTGTTCCTCTACTTCTTCGGCTACATCAGCAACGCCGTCGTCCTCTCCGTACGCGCCGTCTACCTCACGCTGCTCGCCGCGGGCTGGGCGGGCGTCACCGCCTTCGGTGCCCTCGTCGCCTGGCGGGTCGCCGGCCTCCGCCTGGCTGCCGGCACGGCGCTCGCCTTCCTGACCTGCGGCGCGCTCGGCATGTGGGTACCGACCATGCAGACCCTCGCGCTGATGGTCGTCGCCGTCCTCGCCTCCGTGGCCGTCGGCGTCGTACTCGGCCTCGCCGCCGGTCTCTCCGACCGCCTCGACCGCGCCCTGCGCCCGGTCCTGGACACCATGCAGGTGCTCCCGGCGTTCGCGTACCTCCTCCCCGTCGTCCTGGTCTTCGGCATCGGCGTCCCCGCGGCCGTCCTCGCCACCGTCGTCTACGCGGCCCCGCCGATGGCCCGCCTCACCGCGCTCGGCCTGCGCGGCGCCGACCCCGAAGTCCTGGAGGCCGTGGAGTCGCTCGGCGCGACGCCCCGGCAGCGGCTGCTGACCGCCCGCATCCCGCTGGCCCGCAAGGAACTCCTGCTCGGCCTCAACCAGACGATCATGATGGCGCTGTCCATGGCCGTGATCGCCTCGGTCATCGGCGCCGGCGGCCTCGGTGACCGCGTCTACCAGGCGCTCGCCTCCGTCGACGTGGGCGCGGCCCTCGCGGCCGGCATCCCGATCGTGCTGCTGGCGGTCGTCCTGGACCGCGTCACCGCGGCGGCCGGGGACGGCACCGACGCGAGCGAGCGCCCCCGCACGATCGGCCGGCTCTACGCCCTCGCGGTCACCGTGGCGCTCGCGCTGGCCGCCCGGCTGCTCGGCGCCCTCGACTGGCCCTCCGGCGCCACCCTGGACATCACCGGGCCGGTGAACACCGCCAAGGACTGGATGGTCGACCACCTCTACTCCGGCGTCCCGGTCGTCGGCGGCACCGCCGAATGGGCGGGACACTTCACCACCTGGATCCTGGACCCCGTCCGCAGCGGTCTGCAGTGGCTGCCCTGGTGGTCGGTGCTGCTCCTCGTCGCCGCGCTGGCCTGGGTGATCGGCACCTGGCGCACCGCGCTGACCGCCGTACTCGCCATGGCCGCGATCGGTGTGCTCGGGGTGTGGGAGCCGTCGCTCGACACGCTCTCGCAGGTGCTCGCGGCCGTCGCCGTCACCCTCGTCCTCGGCTTCGCCACCGGCATCGCCGCCGCCCGCAGCGACCGCTTCGAGAGGGCGCTGCGCCCGGTCATGGACGTGTTCCAGACCATGCCGCAGTTCGTGTACCTGATCCCGGTCGTCGCCCTGTTCGGCGTCGGCCGTGCCCCCGCCGTCGCCGCGTCCGTCGTCTACGCCCTGCCGGCCGTCGTCCGGATCACCGCGCAGGGCCTGCGCCAGGTCGACCCGGCCGCGCTGGAGTCGGCGCGCTCGCTCGGCGCGAGTGGCCGCCAGCAGCTGTGGCAGGTCCAGCTCCCGCTCGCCAGGCGGTCGTTGCTGCTCGCCGTCAACCAGGGCGTGGTCCTGGTCCTCGCCGTCGTCATCATCGGCGGCCTGGTCGGCGGCGGTGCCCTCGGCTACAACGTCGCCTTCGGCCTCGCCCAGGGCGACCTGGCGACCGGCCTGGTCGCCGGCGCGGCCATCGTCTGCCTGGGCCTGATGCTGGACCGGGTGACCCAGCCGACCGAGCGACGCGCGAAGAAGGGAGCGTGA
- a CDS encoding quaternary amine ABC transporter ATP-binding protein: MTLTVPTRKPPTAGTPVFSVDGLWKVFGPKADRVPADPELSTLSPADLRSRTGCTAAVRDVSFDVRKGEVFVVMGLSGSGKSTLVRCLTRLIEPTAGRIAIDGEDVRAMDKARLRELRRHRAAMVFQHFGLLPHRTVLDNVAYGLEIQGVGKAERRERAAEFVAKVGLEGMEKRRPGQLSGGQRQRVGLARALAVDPEVLLFDEPFSALDPLIRRDMQEEVVRLHREEGRTMVFITHDLAEALKLGDRIALMRDGRVVQLGTPEEIVSSPADDYVREFVRDVPREHVVTCRTAMRPVSPQDAADGPAVRPEAPVAEAIEAVARAGAPARVMDEGKCVGVVDHAQLLGVVANVTTTDGTTAPVDADSAAAATAVDGVTADSAVAADADGDVVEGVDSVVAAVADAAVAAAGGRAAGEAPRERGRATPPAPRTSPEDV; the protein is encoded by the coding sequence ATGACGCTCACGGTCCCCACCCGCAAGCCCCCCACCGCCGGCACCCCCGTCTTCTCCGTGGACGGCCTGTGGAAGGTCTTCGGCCCGAAGGCCGACCGCGTCCCGGCCGACCCGGAACTCAGCACGCTCAGCCCCGCCGACCTGCGCTCGCGCACCGGCTGCACGGCCGCCGTCCGGGACGTCTCCTTCGACGTGCGCAAGGGCGAGGTCTTCGTCGTGATGGGCCTGTCCGGTTCCGGCAAGTCCACGCTCGTGCGCTGTCTGACCCGGCTGATCGAGCCGACGGCAGGCAGGATCGCCATCGACGGCGAGGACGTGCGCGCCATGGACAAGGCCCGCCTGCGCGAACTGCGCCGCCACCGCGCCGCCATGGTCTTCCAGCACTTCGGCCTGCTCCCGCACCGCACGGTCCTGGACAACGTGGCCTACGGCCTGGAGATCCAGGGCGTCGGCAAGGCCGAACGGCGCGAGCGGGCCGCCGAGTTCGTCGCCAAGGTCGGCCTGGAGGGCATGGAGAAGCGCCGCCCCGGCCAGCTCTCCGGCGGCCAGCGCCAGCGCGTCGGGCTCGCCCGCGCGCTCGCCGTCGACCCCGAGGTCCTCCTCTTCGACGAGCCCTTCAGCGCGCTCGACCCGCTCATCCGGCGCGACATGCAGGAAGAGGTGGTCCGTCTGCACCGCGAGGAGGGCCGCACGATGGTCTTCATCACCCATGACCTCGCCGAGGCCCTGAAGCTCGGCGACCGCATCGCCCTGATGCGCGACGGCCGCGTGGTCCAGCTCGGCACGCCCGAGGAGATCGTCTCCTCCCCGGCCGACGACTACGTCCGCGAGTTCGTCCGCGACGTCCCGCGCGAACACGTCGTCACCTGCCGCACGGCCATGCGCCCGGTGTCCCCGCAGGACGCGGCGGACGGCCCCGCGGTCCGCCCCGAGGCCCCGGTGGCCGAGGCGATCGAGGCAGTGGCCCGCGCGGGCGCTCCGGCCCGGGTGATGGACGAGGGCAAGTGCGTCGGCGTGGTCGACCACGCGCAGCTGCTGGGCGTGGTGGCAAACGTGACCACGACCGACGGCACCACGGCACCGGTGGACGCAGACTCCGCCGCGGCCGCAACCGCCGTCGACGGCGTGACCGCAGACAGCGCTGTGGCCGCGGATGCGGACGGCGATGTGGTCGAGGGCGTCGATTCCGTCGTGGCCGCCGTTGCCGACGCCGCCGTGGCGGCGGCGGGCGGTCGTGCCGCCGGGGAGGCCCCCCGCGAGCGCGGGCGAGCGACGCCCCCCGCCCCCCGCACCAGCCCGGAGGACGTCTGA